The Candidatus Scalindua japonica sequence CCAGTCACATCGAGACAATATTCTATTTTTTTCCTTCTTTCCCTTCTGGGTATATTCTTAAGCTTGGCACGAAACATCAGATATTCGCTCGCTCTCATGTCCAGATAGAGCGGAACATTTTCAGGTAAATATCCAATCTGTTGACGCACATTCAGTGAATCCGTAAACACATCGTAACCTGCTACAGTTGCAGAACCAGCAGTCGCCGGCATAAAGCAGGTCAATATTCGCATAGTAGTCGTTTTACCGGCCCCGTTTGGACCAAGCAGACCGACTATTTCGTTTTCTTTTACATGGAAAGAAATATTGTCTACTGCGTTGATATTTACATACCGCTTTACTAAATTATTTACTTTTATCATGTGGGGGTTCTCCAGACTATACTATAAATTTTACAAGCTTTTATTCATTAACAATACTTTGAGAAAATAAGTTCCCTTATTTTTCTTCTGTTACAACATCCTCAGTAATGCTAAGATTACCGCTCGCAAATTCTTCAAACGCAGTTTTAACGGGGTCACTCGAATCCGTCTCAATAAGAGCCGGTGCGCCATCAATCAATTGCCTAACTCTTTTGATTAAGATGGCAGTCATGTGGAAGGTACCATAGTCTTCTGCAGGTTTATCTGAGTTATCGGTCATGTTGTAGAAATGTAGAAATAATTAAAACCATTATTTTTACCATTTTTTTCGATTTCGTCAAGAAAAAACTCCACACATTATTAATTTAATCTTTCTAGACAGGTTTTCTTTATTCATATATTGTATACTTATATCTTGACTTTACGGTTTTACAGAAGTATTTTATGTTAACTATACTAAAACAGACAAGAGGTGTTGCGTACATGTGAGTTCGCAAATCAGCTTCTTTAACTTTCAGTGAAATATTTTGAAGTGTAATGGCTAATAAAAGTTGGAAAGGCTTGAATAATTAAATCTAAAATGGAGAGTTTGATATGGGTTTAGCGGGTTCAGCGTTCAAGGATGTTGGAAAAGAGTTCCCAAAAGGAACAGTATTGTTCAAAGAAGGTGACGAAGGCAAACAAATGTACCTGATAAATTCGGGTGAAGTTAAATTGAGCAGAAAAACTCCGCAAGGAGATGTGGTCCTGGCCAGATTAGGATTCGGCGAATTCTTTGGAGAAATGTCAGTTATCACAAACAAGCCAAGGACCGATACGGCTGAAGCTGTAACTGATTGCAGACTTAATGTCATAACTAAAGATGTTTTAGAAACATTAGTAGCCGGAAAGCCTCTAGTCGCATTGAGCATTCTGAAAAAACTGATGTTCAGGCTTGAAAGCGCATATGATCTGATTGAAGATCTTTATGTAAAGCACATTAAACTGGATAAAGGAAAATAGCATACGTTGTGGAGAATTCTTTCAAATCTGAATACAAGCCAGTCACGAAAGACATGATAAAAACAAACCAGAACAGCCAGATCCATTCATTCTGCTAAATCGATTATCCGAACTTATCTTCCTTGAACTGCTGCTGGATCTCCTCCACTTCCATACGGTTAAAGATTATAGCATCAACACAATCCCTATCCAATCTTTCACCTGACATCTCCTTAAGTATTGCAAATGCCTCGTCGTTACTCCATGCTTTTTTATAAGCACGATCACTGGTTAAAGCATCAAATACATCTGCCACGGCAACTATACGCGCCTCTAATGGAATATCTGTCCCTTTCTTCCCTTCGGGGTAACCGGTACCGTTTATCGCTTCATGATGATACTCGGCAATATTACGCAACACACTGACATGGTCAAAATGGCCAAGTCCAAAATTACTGATCAGATCATCGATAATTTCCCGGCCTCTCCGCGCGTGTGTACGCATAATCTCCATTTCCTCTAAAGTAAGCTTTCCAGGCTTTTGCAAAATGCTGTCAGGGATCCCTACTTTGCCAATATCATGTAGTGTCGAAAAAGAGAGGATGTGCTCAATATAAGAATCATCCAGATTATATTTATGTGCCAGGCAGATAGCAATTAACCGGGAATAACGTGACATGCGGTTCAGGTGGCTGCCTGTCTCAGTATCACGTACATGGGTAAAATGTTCTGATGTCTTAACAGCCGCTGTCAGTGCATGCGCCGCCTCCATCTCGTTAATTACAAGAAGCGAAACCATATGGCCCACTATGTCCAATTTATGGAGTACATCATCGGTAAAAATATCTGCCTTTTGGGAATTAAAAAAGATAAAACCGGAGAACACACCATTATCAAAGAATGGCATCGTATAACTGGCCGCAAAACCTTCACGACCAAGACGTTTAAGATGCCCAAATTCGTTATCCTCAAACGTAACCATATTATTGATAACACGGGGGTTCCCTTTTTCGAGCACTTTTTTCAACGAAGGAAGTTCCTCCAGATGCACCTCACAATGCTGCCATGACGTGGAATCATCACCGCTATCAAGATAAGACTTGAGTAGTGTAGTTGCCGGATCATAAATGGTAATAGCGATCCGCGCCAGGAATGGGAAAAACTGTTTAATCGCTTCATGCGTACATACCAGTTTCTCCTTCAAAGTAAGATTATGATTGAGTGAATCCAGGATATCTTTGTGTACAAAACTTGTATTAGTCATAATGTTTACAAAACAACCTTCCTGTAAAAAAATAGTGTATGAATACAATCTTACGAACAATTCCACACTAAAATAGCAAAAATTAATTGGAAGCCACAACTTTAGAGATTACATTATTATACCTAATGATTAACCACTTTTGACCTTGAATGGTTACCAGAGAATTATTCTGTTTACTATCGTATTATAATCAAAATGTATCAAATTTCAAACGTTTTTTATGTGCCTTTTATTCCTTTATCATCTTATCGTCATTTTCTCAAAAAACTTTAGAAAAATATTAAATACTCACTCGACAAAGCATGTTGGTTGTACCATTAACCACTGTCCTGGTTAACATTGTAGAGGCTGAGTCATAATTGTCATCCCGAACTTGTTTCGAGACCTGTTATGTTGCTAAACTATTGTAAACTTCAGATTCTCCGTTTTTACCTTTTGATTTTTTACATCTCTCCTCAATTTTTATTTAATATTCAAAGTTCATCCTGGTCACCCCGTTATCCCGGTTGAATTATTTTTTAATAATCTCCCGAATATGCTAGAATAAAATTTTCTTTTGTACTTTAGTTTAGAATAAAGGAAAGTGCCAACTGCTTTATTTATCATTACTGTTTTTTGTTTTTATTTTTTCTGTTTAGAATTTGAGGAAAATCTTATCATGGATCCATACCCTCGTTAACAGATAAACAAAAGGTATTACGGGACAAATTGCACAAATATATTACAAAATCAGCCTTGATATCGGTGACCTTAATGAAAACGTTGTCGTATGGCTTACAGGTTCAAAATTAGCTTGAATTTTCAGACTGAGGAGCATAACATTGGTATTTTGATAAGACTTAAGTTCAAGAAGAATTCAATGTTAAACTCTTTATTGTCCTACCTCCTATTCTCCTGATCGGTAATGTAGATATAAGCACAGTATGTTTGTATTGTATTTTTCATAAATTTTAGTCCATTCAATAAAAAAATAAAGTGAAATTATGAAAGCAGAATCCCACTCAATCCGAAAAAATGTAAATCAGATTATCCTCTCTATGTTGATATCCTCCGGCTTCCTTCTTTCAGCCCTGGTATTTCTGCAAAATATCTCATTAGCAAAGCAGACTCCGGAATCAAAAATTGTATCACTTAAAGCTCATGGCAAACTGAAAAAAGCTATGGACTCAATTGATAAATACATTGGCAGTTGCAGAACGAATGAGACTTACAGCTGGGGATACAATGAAAAAGGATGTATTTTCACATTAATGGGAGAATATACTAAAGCCATCTACGCTTATCAGGAGTCTTTACGGTTCAGTGAGGGAGCATCTGATGACTTTATTACCCTGATGAATATGGGCAACCTTCAACACTCTCTCGGAGATTATTCGGATGCTATTTCATATTACGATGAGGCCATTATCAGAATGGACAGGAATGATCCCAGGGTACATTGGCTTAAGATGCATGTTGCATGGTCCGGATTTTATCTCTCACGGGGTGATACTATGACATTAAAACAAGTTTACAAAGAAACTAAACCGACACTCCATATAATAGAAAACAAACTCAACTCATTTAATAAAGGAAAAGCATATTCCCTGGCATCAAAAATTGCCTATCAATTGGGCAAATATAACAATGCGATAAAGTTGTCTAAAAAATACGCGAAAAAAAACCGTGATTCCGCAATGTTAAACTTAGCAGCAAACTTACTCTACTTAAAGAGGGAAGAAGAAGCAAATAGGGTTTTCCGTAAAGTTAATCTGAGAGATGTAGATAAAGCATTGCTTGCGCTATGGTATTGGTTGAATGGTGATGAAAAGCAGGCAAAAATCAACCTGGAAGGGTATTCTAATGATGCCGAAAAGGAAAAAGCATGGAAGCTCATACGTAACGACGAAATATTGCCTTACGATATGTGGAAAGAGGCAAGGAAGCAGAAATGGTTTATAGCAATGATTGGGCCCCTTACAACTGAATATTCGAATGCCTCTACTTATCGAAACAATCTGGGAGCAGCATGGAAAGCAAAGGGGAACTACGACAAGGCGATTGAATACTACGAGAAGGCGCTTAAATCTGATCTGAAGACATTCGGCGAAGATCATCCGAATGTTGCAACCTACCGAAACAATCTGGGAGCAACATGGAAAGCAAAAGGAGAATATGATAAGGCAATTGATTTCTACGAGATGGCATTGGATTCAGACCTAAAGAACTTTGGCGAAAACCATCCAAAAGTCGCAACCCGCTGGAACAATCTTGGAGAGGCATTGCGGGCAAAAGGAGAATACGACAAGGCAATTGGATATTATGAGAAAGCACTGAACTCAGACTTAAAATCATTTGGTGAAAATCATCCAAATATTGCCTCCTACAGAAACAACCTGGGAGTAGCCTGGAACGCAAAAGGAGAACACGACAAGGCAATTGATTATTTTGAGAAAGCGTTGAAGTCCGATCTGAAAACCTTTGGTGAAAATCACTCAAATGTTGCCACTTATAGAAATAACCTTGGAACTGCCTTGAATGCAAAAGGAGAATACTCCAAGGCAATTGAATACCTTGAGAAATCCTTATCCGTTATTCAAGTGAGGTTGGGTAGTGATCACCCCTACACAAAAACATTAAAAACCAATCTACGTCTAGCAAAAGAAGAAAAACCGGAGCAAGAAGGTGAGCTGAAACATACTACCGCACCTACAAGCATCAAAAAAAATTAATTTTGCAATGGATTACTTTGTACATAAAAATGAGTATTTTGTGTCACCGCATCCTTCAGGTTGCATAATTTATCAAAATTCTCAATTCAGGTTAAACAACCCAAAACATGGAAATACTGAATAGCACTACAGCACAGCAT is a genomic window containing:
- a CDS encoding DNA-directed RNA polymerase subunit omega; the protein is MTDNSDKPAEDYGTFHMTAILIKRVRQLIDGAPALIETDSSDPVKTAFEEFASGNLSITEDVVTEEK
- a CDS encoding Crp/Fnr family transcriptional regulator, whose protein sequence is MGLAGSAFKDVGKEFPKGTVLFKEGDEGKQMYLINSGEVKLSRKTPQGDVVLARLGFGEFFGEMSVITNKPRTDTAEAVTDCRLNVITKDVLETLVAGKPLVALSILKKLMFRLESAYDLIEDLYVKHIKLDKGK
- a CDS encoding HD-GYP domain-containing protein; translation: MTNTSFVHKDILDSLNHNLTLKEKLVCTHEAIKQFFPFLARIAITIYDPATTLLKSYLDSGDDSTSWQHCEVHLEELPSLKKVLEKGNPRVINNMVTFEDNEFGHLKRLGREGFAASYTMPFFDNGVFSGFIFFNSQKADIFTDDVLHKLDIVGHMVSLLVINEMEAAHALTAAVKTSEHFTHVRDTETGSHLNRMSRYSRLIAICLAHKYNLDDSYIEHILSFSTLHDIGKVGIPDSILQKPGKLTLEEMEIMRTHARRGREIIDDLISNFGLGHFDHVSVLRNIAEYHHEAINGTGYPEGKKGTDIPLEARIVAVADVFDALTSDRAYKKAWSNDEAFAILKEMSGERLDRDCVDAIIFNRMEVEEIQQQFKEDKFG
- a CDS encoding tetratricopeptide repeat protein — translated: MKAESHSIRKNVNQIILSMLISSGFLLSALVFLQNISLAKQTPESKIVSLKAHGKLKKAMDSIDKYIGSCRTNETYSWGYNEKGCIFTLMGEYTKAIYAYQESLRFSEGASDDFITLMNMGNLQHSLGDYSDAISYYDEAIIRMDRNDPRVHWLKMHVAWSGFYLSRGDTMTLKQVYKETKPTLHIIENKLNSFNKGKAYSLASKIAYQLGKYNNAIKLSKKYAKKNRDSAMLNLAANLLYLKREEEANRVFRKVNLRDVDKALLALWYWLNGDEKQAKINLEGYSNDAEKEKAWKLIRNDEILPYDMWKEARKQKWFIAMIGPLTTEYSNASTYRNNLGAAWKAKGNYDKAIEYYEKALKSDLKTFGEDHPNVATYRNNLGATWKAKGEYDKAIDFYEMALDSDLKNFGENHPKVATRWNNLGEALRAKGEYDKAIGYYEKALNSDLKSFGENHPNIASYRNNLGVAWNAKGEHDKAIDYFEKALKSDLKTFGENHSNVATYRNNLGTALNAKGEYSKAIEYLEKSLSVIQVRLGSDHPYTKTLKTNLRLAKEEKPEQEGELKHTTAPTSIKKN